The following nucleotide sequence is from Acyrthosiphon pisum isolate AL4f chromosome A2, pea_aphid_22Mar2018_4r6ur, whole genome shotgun sequence.
aacattggttaatatattaaccaaatattatattatataaacataagtaATACCCGAGGTAATAcctttatttacaaaatataattaccaaTACATTGTTAGACTGATAgatttattgatacattttattaaaaacaatttataatatagcacTTCAAGTttcaattacaaataaataaactacacAGGAAAATTATTAGTGTCAatttggtatataattataaacctataatacCACGGGTAATAACATGAAcataaaaccatttaaataattcattggtTGCATATTCAATAGTTTTGAATACAATGTGTTTTGTTCACCtacaaatacttaaattaaatcttaaaacattaggtacatatgttaaatatacaaaaaatatctcaatagttattttaatttaataatttaaggtaCTAGCAAATCTTCTaccaataaaaattcaaaacaaaaatgttcataacaTTTTACCTCTCAATCTATTTCTGGTTTGTGACATCATGGCATAGACTTTAGAAAAAAAGTCTTTAACAAAGGGACTTGATATTGCTCaagtagataaatatttttgagtaataatggtttttaataattctagGTGGCGGCTTGAGTGTAGGTGTTGTGGCATCCCTGTTGTTCTTCAAACGTaagtttaatatgttattttttaataatttttttttttatagatgtacttaatacaatttattaataactcattagaaaaaactaaagattgttattttttttttaaccagtcattaatagttttaatgacTAGTTTTTAAGAATAACTATTTACTTAAagctaattattaattatttgtttgttttatctAGGTAAGAAGTGGCCAATGATCATGGGTTCTGGTTTTGGATTGGGCTTAGCATATGAAAATTGCGAAAAAGACTTAAAGGAATATTTTACGAGTACATAATATCCTGTATGTTATTAGAGCTTAGGCAATAATACAATAGCCTCTGACTCTAGAGTCTAACAATGTTCATACAGTTTGTTTTCTTTtatgttaattgtattaatgtaaGTAGTATTtcttgttttgattttttaagtaaaaaaatacataaataataaaaatgttggatCCAAAAGTTTgcatttatttgtataggtcaaaatttgaaatgtcttacatgtataatatattatgatgtatcaaTACGTGAGTATAACTTGataggtagtaaatattaaaaaatttgtggCACATAGTGAACCATcttcaaatgcaattttaaatgtttaatttcattGGTAAAGAAGTCACATTTATTACATTGAACTGGTTGATGCAAAATTTTCTTGTTGGGCGGCAATACTGCGTGTCCTATGGATTGTAATTCTGAAATTATTTCTGAaagcaaattacaaattattaattcaacaaaAATCATGTGTCaacatcataggcgcaaatagcatttgaaaattttttttggtggtgGTACAGCTAAAGCTGTATTTTGATAATACTGAACAAGCTTAAAAccaaatttagatttaaatgtTAGGGGGCTTAGCCTCTAAAATCCCCTCAATTTGCGCTTATGGtcagcataaaaaaaattcataatattatgtaaaagattttcaacaataaattatttcatatttaaacagGAATCATAAATTGTAGAATGAAGTAAATGCAACTTGTGttttattgaaacatttaaGAAGAACAAAATACACaactgatattaaaataatttcagtgAACTTTTTTAAAACCCCAATCACACtgagaaaaaattgtttgtaggtacctatgttaacATAACTggcatttgatttttttgaaaactgatgATGAAAATGGAAATGTTGGAATGTGAGTACCTACATAACTCGAAAAAGGTTTGCCATCTCTGGTAAAATACATTACAGTCTAAACCcaacataggtatttatttttagtagctGAAATACCTATTTTAGGGATTATATctttcaataaattacattttattactcaattatagattttaatgtTGACATTTTGATTGGTTTGATCAAAGTACAGTTAAATGTATGTTGTTGGCTACCTACATACACCAATATGCAGGGTTATAGATTTAaagcacataaaataattaaaatagcaCTTAATAACTTCATTATAagcactaaaataaattaatgcaaaagcattaaaaaaataaaaataaacatattttttatcatagtaaataataattatattaatatatgaaatacatTATCATAAGATTTTGCTAAATTTAAGTCGATCCAAAAAATAAGCAAATGCCTTAAGTCATAAACCCTGGTTATAACAAAATGTCAACATTGAAACAActatgggtttttttttcaaggacattttatctacaattttaacaaatattatttaaaatactaaaaaataaaaataaatatttggtatttaatgaaatatgaaaacattactaaaaatacaatatatataacatacttgagtatcaacttttaaaataatcatccaTAATATGCATAGTAAATTTATGTTTCATATAAGGTATAGTTTAACATGTCTATGTGACCATGCATACAGGCAATTTGCATTATGACAATCTTTATTGTAGAATAACGGTCATAAACTATTGGTAAACAATCTTCCCCATTAAAGAAAAACCATTAGATGGTTGGccaacaatgtataataattataggacTTTTCGACCATGGttgttaaatcattatttttactttagaaaaattaatataattcaaaatggaATACCTGATATCTTAAATTTacacttaatttttatgttaaatgatataaaattatcttcatcattattatatttaaattctgataaaATAATCTTTTCATTGGAATCAATTGTTATTggcacatttattatatttttatacattcagTCTTCATCCAGGCATTATACATCTTTAaagattcattataatatacatggaaAAGTGTCTCTTATTCttccaatattttgtaattaatatattttgtatcaaataataatgaattgattgccaaacttattatttttttactatttaaatgctaccgaagaaattaataataaattatgatataaaagcCGGGATACCAATGACCTATAAATCTATATACAAAGATTCCAAACTATTAATTAAGAATaagaatgatttttttgtttaacattaaTGTTGTCCAGTCAAGACGCAAgaatttaacaaacattttaatacacaaAGATAGATAAGGCTAACGGTTTGAGATAGAGATCCTAACCTTATATAGGTTCTCTAGTTTGTAGAAGTTGAAAGTATCGTGTTTATTTATAGCAATCtatcaatcattattaaaataataaaattataataaatgttgtatatattttttcctttttttcatgtatctgattggaaataaaaacaattcaaagaGTTAAAATGATTGAAacagtaaaatatctaaaacaataCAAGTTATAAGTgtaaactattaagtataatatatatttgggtACAGAGCTAAACATTAAATTTccaatgttttgtatatatttactgTGAGTAGGTATGAAGAATTCCGTATTAAATGAATTCCACTGGTGAGGCTGTCTCATGTGGGGACCACAAAAGTCTTTACTCAACACATGCAAGTGCAACCGATTCATTGATGTAAAAGCGTGGTATCCAACtctgtaacaataaaataaaattaccatcATAGACAACTTTAGGAACAACACATAATAGGTGGAAATCCAATTTAAGTCTACCATTTTTagtgtattaaaatttacatatacAGTAGGTCCCAGAAGTctcgtatcacccttagtatcttcggggaaaatcaatatatttaaatgcagttttctTTACAGTCAGAAGCATGGAAATTCAgattgaatagcataatatttgatttgtttttttcaaaaattattaaaaaatatttttagaccaatcagttttttaaatttccgagatagccattttgttgatcgtattttttaaaacggttcaaaaaaaaaaaatatattaaaatttaatgaaaattgtttaagttagagctaattattattttgaatttctaagaataatagttatgtt
It contains:
- the LOC100569003 gene encoding aprataxin — encoded protein: MTNEARNNLILSMNDPSNILYSDEFVVIVADQYPKSEHHYLVMPKEDLFDVRSLKERHIPKLIYMELKGLEYVMRTTGLFAQDLLVGYHAFTSMNRLHLHVLSKDFCGPHMRQPHQWNSFNTEFFIPTHKIISELQSIGHAVLPPNKKILHQPVQCNKCDFFTNEIKHLKLHLKMVHYVPQIF
- the LOC100569084 gene encoding MICOS complex subunit MIC10, whose product is MSKVYKEDEISVRVDRCLYDSVIKFGGGLSVGVVASLLFFKRKKWPMIMGSGFGLGLAYENCEKDLKEYFTST